A genomic segment from Candidatus Hydrogenedens sp. encodes:
- a CDS encoding hydrogenase maturation protease has translation MNLLEDEKILIFGYGNPGRHDDALGPLLVQRIQQMNWDHIYTDADYQLNIELGAELVNYDKVIFVDASKEGDEPFFIKKVFPSKNITFSTHSVNAESIVAICDEYFGSAPESWILGIRGYDFTIGEGITEKAKSNFELAWQYLCKILNQQRRRENGTKESYTYY, from the coding sequence ATGAACTTATTAGAGGATGAAAAAATACTTATCTTCGGTTATGGAAATCCAGGGCGTCATGATGATGCGTTAGGACCCTTATTGGTCCAGCGTATTCAACAGATGAACTGGGACCATATCTATACAGATGCCGATTACCAATTAAATATTGAATTAGGTGCTGAACTGGTCAACTATGATAAAGTAATATTTGTAGATGCATCAAAAGAAGGCGATGAACCTTTTTTTATAAAAAAAGTATTCCCTTCAAAAAACATAACCTTTTCAACACATTCTGTCAATGCAGAATCAATTGTGGCTATTTGTGATGAATATTTTGGTTCTGCACCAGAATCCTGGATATTAGGTATCCGAGGTTATGATTTTACAATAGGCGAAGGGATTACAGAAAAAGCAAAAAGTAATTTTGAATTAGCATGGCAATATCTTTGTAAAATATTAAACCAACAAAGGAGAAGGGAAAATGGAACCAAAGAAAGTTATACTTATTATTGA
- the fmt gene encoding methionyl-tRNA formyltransferase: MKILFFGTPEIAIPSLQKVHKHFSVVGVVCQPDKPSGRHLRITPPPIKIEAEKLGIPVFQPEKVNDPVYLQKFKELQPDLGVVVAYGRFLKEELLSLPKLGYIINLHPSLLPRWRGPSPIQTAILEGDTKTGVTIMKISMEMDAGDILLQESTSIDINETAEELAHRLSIMGADLLIQSIHLIAENKAIFTPQDHSKATYCHLIEKKQGIIHWDLPALTIHNCVRGCLPWPVAFTKFKDEIIRIHKTELLTESHNYNDVKPGTVVDIEKDKCIVKTGKGLIGVCMLQAPNRKPLTFREYINGKPICIGDVFEEVSENG, translated from the coding sequence GTGAAGATACTTTTTTTTGGAACACCCGAAATTGCAATTCCATCACTACAGAAAGTCCATAAACATTTTTCTGTTGTGGGGGTTGTCTGTCAACCCGATAAACCCAGTGGCAGACATCTTCGTATAACACCTCCCCCTATTAAAATAGAGGCTGAAAAATTAGGTATTCCTGTTTTTCAACCTGAAAAAGTGAATGACCCTGTATATTTGCAAAAATTTAAAGAATTACAGCCTGATTTAGGTGTTGTTGTGGCTTATGGTAGATTTCTGAAGGAAGAATTGTTATCACTTCCGAAATTAGGATATATTATTAATTTACATCCCAGTCTTCTCCCCCGATGGAGAGGACCTTCACCCATACAAACGGCTATCTTGGAAGGGGATACGAAAACAGGCGTAACGATTATGAAGATTTCAATGGAAATGGATGCTGGGGATATTTTATTACAAGAGAGTACTTCCATTGATATTAATGAAACAGCAGAAGAACTTGCTCATAGATTATCCATAATGGGGGCTGATTTGTTAATACAATCCATCCATTTAATTGCTGAAAACAAGGCAATATTTACTCCACAAGACCATTCAAAAGCGACATATTGTCATCTTATTGAGAAAAAACAGGGTATTATACATTGGGATTTACCTGCGTTAACAATACATAACTGTGTTCGCGGGTGTCTTCCCTGGCCTGTGGCTTTTACAAAATTTAAAGATGAAATTATACGAATACATAAAACCGAATTATTAACAGAAAGTCATAATTATAATGATGTAAAGCCTGGCACTGTGGTAGATATAGAAAAAGATAAATGTATAGTAAAAACAGGAAAAGGACTAATAGGTGTTTGTATGCTTCAGGCTCCAAATAGAAAACCCTTAACTTTTCGTGAATATATAAATGGCAAACCTATATGTATAGGTGATGTTTTTGAGGAAGTTTCAGAAAATGGCTAA
- a CDS encoding formylglycine-generating enzyme family protein: MLLKKIFSIFIFLTLIFCLHFSIQGQYHSSDYLEPHFIIQLPELLRLVQIYNFGSYHCDSLSEDGYALGNGDRNCKPHSSDYNPQDWVISFQEVLRLAQFYKSSSYHIDLSGEDGFQPGKETEPAPGTEKTFLGIAFVWIPSGSFYMGTTKNTTELVQIYGGSPSLYSSEYPQHLVTISNGFWMSQTEITQKQWTDIMGYNPSNNKGDNLPVENLSWNDCQNFIEKLNKLGSGTFRLPTEAEWEYACRAGSTTEFCFGDDAAQLDNYGWHFYNSNYQTQPVKQKLPNAWGLYDMHGNVWEWCQDWYDDEYYQYSPTFDPTGPATGKYKVLRGGTCLRTSARCRSAFRSWNAPDLTMADQGFRICRISD; the protein is encoded by the coding sequence ATGCTTCTTAAAAAAATCTTTTCTATATTTATTTTTTTAACATTGATTTTTTGCTTACATTTTTCAATCCAAGGGCAATATCATTCTTCTGACTATTTAGAGCCCCATTTTATTATTCAATTACCAGAATTACTTCGTTTAGTCCAAATATATAATTTTGGTTCCTATCATTGTGACAGTCTATCTGAAGACGGCTATGCCCTTGGAAATGGAGATAGAAACTGCAAACCTCATAGTTCAGATTATAATCCTCAGGATTGGGTTATCTCTTTCCAGGAAGTATTACGATTGGCTCAATTTTATAAATCCAGTTCGTATCATATTGACTTATCAGGGGAAGATGGTTTTCAGCCGGGCAAAGAAACAGAACCTGCACCGGGAACTGAAAAAACTTTTTTAGGAATTGCTTTTGTTTGGATTCCTTCGGGTTCATTTTATATGGGAACTACAAAAAATACAACTGAATTAGTTCAAATATATGGTGGAAGTCCCTCTTTATATAGTTCTGAATATCCACAACATTTGGTCACTATTTCTAATGGTTTTTGGATGAGCCAAACTGAAATTACGCAAAAGCAATGGACAGATATAATGGGATATAATCCATCAAATAATAAAGGTGATAATCTTCCTGTGGAAAATTTATCATGGAACGATTGTCAGAATTTTATTGAAAAACTTAACAAGTTGGGAAGTGGGACATTTCGTTTACCTACCGAAGCCGAATGGGAATATGCATGTCGTGCTGGTTCTACTACTGAATTTTGTTTTGGTGATGATGCTGCTCAATTAGATAATTATGGATGGCACTTTTATAATAGTAACTATCAAACTCAACCTGTAAAGCAAAAATTACCCAATGCATGGGGATTATATGATATGCATGGAAATGTATGGGAATGGTGTCAAGATTGGTATGATGATGAGTATTATCAATACTCTCCTACTTTTGACCCTACTGGACCCGCAACAGGTAAATATAAAGTTTTACGAGGTGGCACATGTTTACGGACATCTGCCCGTTGTAGGTCCGCTTTTCGTTCATGGAATGCTCCTGACTTAACAATGGCTGACCAAGGATTTAGAATATGCAGAATTTCCGATTAA
- a CDS encoding YbaB/EbfC family nucleoid-associated protein has translation MFNFKDISQLGGLLKEAMQVRQKIETLKEELAKEIVEGESGGGMVKIRMNGKFEVLNITISDEVFSEGMADKSLLEALILSAFNVTSEKVRLLAKEKMKEIAGSLEIPGLMD, from the coding sequence ATGTTTAATTTTAAAGACATTTCACAGTTAGGTGGTCTCTTAAAAGAGGCTATGCAAGTAAGACAAAAAATTGAGACATTAAAAGAAGAATTAGCCAAAGAAATTGTTGAAGGAGAATCAGGTGGAGGAATGGTAAAGATTCGAATGAATGGAAAATTTGAGGTCCTGAATATAACTATTTCAGATGAGGTATTTTCGGAAGGTATGGCTGACAAATCGTTATTAGAAGCACTCATTTTATCCGCTTTTAATGTTACCTCAGAAAAAGTTCGTTTACTTGCAAAAGAGAAGATGAAAGAAATAGCAGGTAGTCTTGAAATACCAGGATTGATGGATTAG
- a CDS encoding NADP oxidoreductase — MSKPVVATGHFTGCFGCHMSILDIDERILDLVELVEFNKSPINDIKNFTKPVDIGIVEGGISNDENAEILMEFRKHCKILVAIGACALTGGVPSMRNLVPLKECLEEAYLNGPTVKSENTGIIPNDPDIPVMLDKVYPCHEVVKIDYFLPGCPPSADTIWNALVALLKGEPLNLDYELIKYD, encoded by the coding sequence ATGAGTAAACCTGTTGTTGCTACTGGTCATTTTACAGGGTGTTTTGGATGTCATATGTCTATTTTAGACATTGATGAACGCATTTTAGACCTTGTAGAATTGGTGGAATTTAACAAATCACCTATAAATGATATAAAAAATTTTACAAAACCTGTAGATATTGGGATAGTGGAAGGTGGCATAAGTAATGATGAAAATGCCGAGATATTAATGGAGTTTAGAAAACATTGTAAGATTCTCGTTGCTATTGGCGCATGTGCTTTGACGGGTGGAGTTCCTTCGATGAGGAACTTGGTTCCATTAAAAGAATGCCTTGAAGAAGCATATTTAAATGGTCCGACCGTGAAAAGTGAAAACACGGGAATTATACCCAATGACCCGGATATTCCGGTAATGTTAGACAAAGTATATCCCTGTCATGAAGTAGTTAAAATTGATTATTTTCTACCCGGTTGTCCACCTTCCGCAGATACAATTTGGAATGCACTGGTTGCCTTGTTAAAAGGTGAACCATTAAATCTTGATTATGAACTAATAAAATATGATTAA
- a CDS encoding 2Fe-2S iron-sulfur cluster-binding protein — protein sequence MSTNVVTFTIDGVEVKSAPDKTIIQAADDAGIYIPRLCYLKDLPPGGHCRVCTVKVNGRPVNSCTYPVAEGIVVENNTEELNSFRRNIIEMLFVEGNHFCPSCEVAGKCELQALAYRLGLLTPQMPYLYAQKELDATHPDVYLDRNRCVLCGRCVRASIHLDKKNVFGFENRGINMRISVNSNDGLKDTDLTKDDKAMSVCPTGCLVVKRQGYLTPVGKRPYDKKPIGSDIETKTVKS from the coding sequence ATGAGTACAAATGTAGTTACTTTTACAATTGATGGAGTTGAAGTAAAATCTGCTCCCGATAAAACAATAATCCAAGCCGCTGATGATGCTGGAATTTATATTCCGAGACTGTGCTATCTAAAGGACCTTCCACCGGGTGGTCATTGTAGGGTTTGCACAGTTAAAGTGAATGGAAGACCTGTTAATTCATGTACATATCCTGTTGCTGAAGGGATTGTGGTAGAAAATAACACAGAAGAATTAAATAGTTTTCGTAGAAACATTATTGAAATGTTGTTTGTAGAAGGAAATCATTTCTGTCCCTCTTGTGAGGTAGCAGGAAAATGTGAATTACAGGCTCTGGCATATCGTCTTGGGTTATTGACACCACAAATGCCTTATTTATATGCCCAAAAAGAGTTGGATGCTACACATCCGGATGTTTATTTAGATAGGAACCGCTGTGTTTTATGTGGTCGATGTGTAAGAGCATCTATACATCTGGACAAGAAAAATGTATTTGGCTTTGAAAATCGCGGCATTAACATGCGAATTTCAGTTAATTCTAATGATGGATTAAAAGATACGGACTTAACCAAAGATGACAAAGCAATGTCTGTTTGTCCTACGGGATGTCTTGTAGTAAAACGGCAGGGCTATTTGACACCTGTTGGAAAGAGACCTTATGACAAGAAACCTATTGGTTCAGATATTGAAACAAAAACCGTGAAATCATAA
- a CDS encoding Ni/Fe hydrogenase subunit alpha produces MSTKTTGRKIVINPVTRVEGHGKVTILLDEKGNVQQTRFHIIEFRGFERFVQGRFYWEAPTIVQRLCGICPVSHHLCAAKATDVIVGAKTLTPTAEKMRRLMHYGQTLQSHALHFFHLCSPDLLFGFDAPVEQRNVIGVIKADPETAKKAVLLRKYGQEVIKATAGKKVHGTGAIPGGINKNLSIEERDVFLKDIDTILKWSVESVELCKKIVKEKLDFFLKFGYFDSNHLSIVRKDGCLDLYDGLLRAKTADGKIIFDMVKPEDYLDYIAEEVRPWSYMKFPFIRSLGKEKGWYRVGPLARINNCDFIDTPLAEKERQELMSLTGGKPINASMAYHWARLIEMLHSAEKIKDLLNDPDLQGTNLITQGTKQKRGVAWIEAPRGTLFHHYEINDNDQIVLANLIVSTTNNNEPMNQVVNVLAKDYLQGKSEITEGLLNTIEVGIRAYDPCLSCATHALGQMPLQVQILNHEGKVINELIRG; encoded by the coding sequence ATGAGTACTAAAACAACAGGAAGAAAAATCGTAATAAACCCCGTTACACGGGTTGAAGGACATGGGAAAGTTACTATCCTTTTAGATGAAAAAGGGAATGTGCAACAAACCCGTTTCCACATTATAGAATTTCGTGGTTTTGAACGATTTGTTCAAGGAAGGTTTTATTGGGAAGCCCCTACCATTGTCCAACGACTTTGCGGGATTTGTCCTGTAAGTCATCATCTCTGTGCTGCAAAAGCAACGGATGTTATTGTCGGAGCAAAGACATTAACTCCTACGGCAGAGAAAATGAGAAGGCTTATGCATTATGGACAAACCTTACAGTCTCATGCCTTACATTTTTTCCACCTTTGTTCTCCCGATTTGTTATTCGGTTTTGACGCACCAGTTGAACAAAGAAATGTTATTGGAGTGATAAAAGCAGACCCAGAAACAGCGAAAAAGGCTGTTTTACTAAGAAAATATGGACAGGAAGTTATTAAAGCGACTGCAGGGAAGAAAGTCCATGGCACAGGTGCTATTCCCGGTGGAATTAATAAAAACCTTTCTATCGAAGAAAGAGATGTATTTTTGAAGGATATAGATACTATTCTAAAATGGTCTGTGGAATCAGTCGAATTATGTAAAAAAATAGTTAAAGAGAAGTTAGACTTTTTCCTTAAATTCGGTTATTTTGATTCAAACCATTTAAGTATCGTTCGGAAAGATGGCTGTCTTGACTTATATGATGGTTTATTAAGGGCTAAAACCGCCGATGGAAAGATTATCTTTGATATGGTTAAACCCGAAGATTACCTTGATTACATAGCGGAAGAAGTTCGTCCATGGAGTTATATGAAATTCCCGTTTATCCGTTCTTTAGGAAAGGAAAAAGGATGGTATCGGGTAGGTCCCTTGGCAAGAATTAATAACTGTGATTTTATTGATACTCCATTAGCAGAAAAAGAGAGACAGGAGTTAATGTCATTAACGGGTGGTAAACCTATAAATGCGTCTATGGCTTACCACTGGGCAAGATTAATAGAGATGCTCCATTCGGCAGAAAAGATTAAAGACTTATTGAACGATCCTGATTTGCAGGGTACAAATCTAATAACCCAAGGCACAAAACAAAAACGAGGTGTGGCATGGATAGAAGCCCCTCGTGGTACTTTATTCCATCATTATGAAATTAACGACAATGACCAAATTGTCCTTGCAAATCTAATTGTATCTACAACTAATAATAATGAACCTATGAATCAGGTGGTAAATGTTCTGGCAAAAGATTATTTGCAAGGAAAATCGGAGATAACGGAAGGATTATTGAATACGATTGAAGTAGGTATTCGTGCTTATGACCCCTGTCTGAGTTGTGCAACTCATGCCTTGGGTCAGATGCCCTTGCAAGTCCAAATATTGAACCATGAAGGTAAGGTCATTAATGAACTTATTAGAGGATGA
- a CDS encoding PASTA domain-containing protein, with amino-acid sequence MENSDRTVSDNSKKSLGRLLLDGISKTIVNTVLFFFNLFLWLIQWSLALLVFIAVMAGSGYYIYTQALSGGKYIIVPKITDMPVMEASKKLFEVGLELGPYIPVTHDTIPKYYVISQKPEAGKVVRLGRKVFPVVSAGPPNEKVPDLRGKTLEEAQKMIEFNSRFKLGNIARINRDEPAETVISQDPPPDTDATQGTFINLLISAGTQTETIIMPNIVGKNIQEVEELLKPYDIKLVPNIVDSPNSPENIVIEQDPPADTPIVRGQMVVYTIKSTGTAPLPDARYQTEVTYTMNDDWAAKEVRVELVDRHGNREILWHKPRLYDTLSQIRYVRGTPLNIKVTYISKAVVEIFVDEVKVASFELEGGNPPKLLQP; translated from the coding sequence GTGGAAAATTCAGACAGGACAGTATCAGACAATTCCAAAAAATCTCTGGGACGGCTTCTTCTTGACGGTATTTCAAAAACCATAGTTAACACAGTTTTATTTTTTTTCAATCTTTTCCTGTGGTTAATTCAATGGTCTTTGGCATTGCTTGTTTTTATTGCTGTTATGGCAGGTTCGGGATATTACATTTATACTCAAGCCCTGAGTGGTGGGAAATATATTATCGTTCCAAAAATTACTGATATGCCCGTAATGGAAGCATCAAAAAAACTCTTTGAAGTAGGATTAGAATTAGGTCCTTACATACCTGTCACACATGATACAATACCTAAATATTATGTAATTAGCCAAAAACCGGAAGCTGGAAAAGTAGTTCGATTGGGTAGAAAAGTATTCCCTGTAGTTAGTGCCGGTCCACCCAATGAAAAAGTCCCAGATTTAAGAGGTAAAACACTCGAAGAAGCACAAAAAATGATTGAATTCAATAGCCGATTTAAATTAGGAAATATTGCACGAATTAATCGTGATGAGCCCGCAGAAACAGTTATTTCCCAGGATCCACCTCCTGACACAGATGCAACTCAAGGGACATTTATAAATTTACTTATAAGTGCAGGAACACAAACAGAAACAATTATAATGCCTAATATTGTAGGAAAAAACATTCAGGAAGTAGAAGAATTATTAAAACCGTATGACATTAAATTGGTTCCTAACATTGTGGATTCGCCTAACTCACCAGAAAATATAGTCATAGAACAAGACCCACCTGCAGATACACCTATTGTTCGTGGACAAATGGTTGTTTATACTATTAAATCTACTGGAACTGCCCCTTTACCTGATGCTCGTTATCAAACTGAAGTTACCTATACCATGAATGATGATTGGGCGGCAAAAGAAGTTCGTGTTGAACTTGTTGACCGACATGGAAACCGTGAAATTTTATGGCATAAGCCAAGGTTATATGATACACTTTCACAAATTCGATATGTTCGAGGAACCCCGTTAAATATAAAGGTCACTTATATAAGTAAAGCAGTGGTGGAAATATTTGTTGATGAAGTTAAAGTAGCATCTTTCGAATTAGAAGGTGGAAATCCTCCAAAATTATTACAGCCATAA
- a CDS encoding NAD(P)H-dependent oxidoreductase subunit E, giving the protein MTHHYREQIKNIANKYGKDRGYLMNIAQDIVKEFGYISDEMVAHVAEVLNIPMVQVRDMVSFYSFLPRKPLGKNVIRLSNAVIERMKGADEVGKAFEKELGISFGETTKDNLFTLLHTACIGLSDQAPGALINNVPLTNLKPADVPQIIRDIKAGKDVSDLPQARVLLNLKKEGEVICAPLESGQAIRNALNMKPEEVIAEINKSRLRGRGGAGFPTAMKWDFCRKQKSPIRYLICNADEGEPGTFKDRVILTEYPDLVFEGMTIAGYAIGAKEGIMYLRGEYAYLLDNLEKVLAKRRHLGLLGEHICGREEFSFDIRIQLGAGAYVCGEESALIESAEGKRGAPRDRPPFPVQKGYKNEPTSVNNVETLCCAARILEKGGEWFAKIGTKDSTGTKMLSVSGDCEHPGVYEVEYGITIENLLELVGAKDTQAVQVGGASGKCVAPKDFGRRISFEDLPTGGSIMIFGKNRDLLECMHQFIEFFIEESCGWCVPCRAGTTLLEKKFRQILDGKGTAQSLAELRRIAQTIKAMSRCGLGQTSANPILTTIYDFADLYAERIKEEDGKLLTFDLQKAMKVGIEASGRTMEGVK; this is encoded by the coding sequence ATGACCCACCATTACCGAGAACAAATCAAAAACATTGCCAACAAATATGGCAAGGACCGTGGTTATCTGATGAATATAGCCCAGGATATCGTTAAAGAGTTCGGCTATATTTCAGATGAAATGGTCGCTCATGTCGCAGAAGTCCTGAACATTCCTATGGTACAAGTTCGGGATATGGTTAGTTTCTATTCATTTTTACCAAGAAAGCCTCTTGGAAAGAATGTAATAAGACTTTCTAACGCAGTTATTGAAAGAATGAAAGGTGCCGATGAGGTAGGGAAAGCATTTGAAAAAGAATTGGGTATCTCTTTTGGAGAAACAACAAAGGATAACCTCTTTACTTTGCTTCATACCGCATGTATTGGTCTTAGTGACCAGGCACCAGGAGCATTAATAAATAATGTTCCATTAACAAATCTTAAACCTGCTGATGTCCCTCAGATTATAAGGGATATTAAGGCTGGTAAAGATGTCTCGGATTTGCCGCAAGCCCGTGTATTATTAAATTTGAAAAAAGAAGGGGAAGTTATTTGTGCCCCATTAGAAAGTGGACAGGCAATCCGAAATGCATTAAATATGAAACCTGAAGAAGTCATTGCAGAGATAAATAAATCAAGACTTCGTGGAAGGGGAGGCGCAGGATTCCCAACGGCAATGAAATGGGATTTTTGCAGAAAACAAAAATCACCCATTCGTTACCTTATTTGTAATGCGGATGAAGGGGAACCCGGAACATTTAAGGACCGGGTTATATTAACAGAATACCCGGATTTGGTTTTTGAAGGTATGACGATTGCAGGTTATGCCATTGGAGCCAAAGAGGGTATTATGTATCTTCGTGGAGAATATGCCTACTTGTTAGATAATCTTGAAAAGGTTTTGGCAAAGAGAAGACATTTAGGTTTATTAGGTGAGCATATTTGTGGTAGAGAAGAATTTAGTTTTGATATCCGAATTCAGTTGGGTGCGGGTGCTTATGTATGTGGTGAAGAATCCGCACTTATAGAATCTGCTGAAGGGAAAAGAGGTGCTCCACGCGATAGACCACCGTTCCCTGTCCAGAAAGGATATAAAAATGAACCAACATCTGTAAATAATGTAGAAACCTTATGCTGTGCAGCCCGTATCTTAGAAAAAGGTGGTGAATGGTTTGCAAAGATTGGAACGAAGGATTCTACAGGGACAAAAATGCTGAGTGTTTCCGGTGATTGTGAGCATCCGGGAGTATATGAGGTTGAATATGGAATCACCATAGAAAATCTTTTGGAACTGGTTGGAGCAAAAGATACACAAGCCGTTCAGGTAGGAGGTGCTTCAGGAAAATGCGTTGCACCAAAAGATTTTGGCAGACGGATTTCATTCGAAGACCTTCCTACGGGTGGTTCCATTATGATTTTTGGTAAAAATAGAGATTTATTGGAATGTATGCATCAGTTTATAGAGTTTTTTATCGAGGAATCTTGTGGTTGGTGTGTTCCTTGCAGGGCAGGAACAACCTTACTGGAAAAGAAATTTAGACAGATACTTGATGGTAAAGGTACAGCCCAAAGTCTTGCTGAATTACGAAGAATAGCACAAACCATTAAGGCTATGAGCCGTTGCGGGCTGGGACAAACATCTGCAAATCCAATATTAACAACCATTTATGACTTTGCAGATTTATATGCAGAAAGAATCAAAGAAGAAGATGGAAAATTACTAACCTTTGATTTGCAAAAAGCCATGAAAGTTGGAATAGAAGCAAGTGGAAGAACAATGGAAGGAGTAAAATAA
- the rsmB gene encoding 16S rRNA (cytosine(967)-C(5))-methyltransferase RsmB: MANVDIVRAAVINTLLRWENGKLPIDECISRTLRRKAYSTRGRRFFAYLVYGTIRNLDLLDYIISQYFNNSLDELPRPILYILRIAVFQIYFCDIVTTPAAVHTSVDLARVFGHAGLARLVNAVLRKLPENFDDIPIPSKEKDLFSYLSIRYSIPKWILQEFAQRFGEDQLEDFALSVSEIPFLSIRTNTMLTNREELEKRLKKIGIEAQHLTPIPEELSLNSTYLLTDCPLMRQGLYTIQDPASMLSVHALNPQANDIILDLCSAPGTKTTHIAEFTRNQSKIFSVEIHPGRIQRIYENIHRLKCENIFPVCSSGTYLPFPDETFDRILLDAPCSGLGTLRRNPDIKYNIRQESLQRLSKLQKAILTEACRVCKRGGVIVYSVCTFTKDETLNVVNEFVEEQKLILKNAPELLDPWKIQTGQYQTIPKNLWDGFFLTVFQKP; the protein is encoded by the coding sequence ATGGCTAATGTAGATATTGTTCGCGCAGCGGTAATAAATACTTTATTGCGATGGGAAAATGGAAAATTACCTATTGATGAATGTATTTCAAGGACACTCCGTCGTAAAGCATATAGCACCCGCGGTCGTCGTTTTTTCGCATATCTTGTATATGGAACGATTCGTAATCTGGATTTACTTGACTATATTATCTCCCAATATTTTAATAATTCTCTTGATGAACTTCCGCGACCTATACTTTATATTTTGAGAATTGCGGTTTTCCAGATTTATTTCTGTGATATTGTTACAACACCAGCGGCTGTTCACACATCAGTAGACCTTGCACGTGTTTTTGGACATGCAGGTTTAGCACGTTTGGTAAATGCAGTGCTTCGAAAACTTCCCGAAAATTTTGATGATATTCCTATTCCATCAAAAGAAAAAGACCTTTTTAGTTATTTGTCTATTCGTTATTCTATTCCAAAATGGATTTTACAAGAGTTTGCCCAAAGATTTGGAGAGGACCAACTCGAAGATTTTGCTTTATCTGTTTCTGAAATTCCTTTTCTTTCTATACGAACCAATACCATGTTAACCAATCGCGAAGAATTAGAGAAAAGATTAAAAAAGATTGGTATTGAAGCCCAACATCTGACACCCATTCCTGAAGAATTATCCTTAAACTCCACCTATCTCCTAACCGATTGTCCTCTGATGAGGCAGGGTTTATACACCATACAAGACCCTGCATCAATGCTTAGTGTTCATGCGTTAAACCCTCAAGCCAATGATATAATTTTAGACTTATGTTCAGCCCCGGGAACAAAGACAACCCATATTGCTGAATTTACCCGAAATCAATCGAAAATATTTTCTGTTGAAATTCACCCGGGAAGAATACAGCGAATTTATGAAAATATCCATCGTTTGAAATGTGAGAATATATTTCCTGTTTGTTCAAGCGGTACTTATCTTCCCTTCCCGGATGAAACTTTTGATAGAATTTTATTAGACGCCCCTTGTTCAGGACTGGGAACTTTACGAAGGAACCCGGACATTAAATATAACATTAGACAGGAATCTTTACAAAGATTATCCAAATTACAAAAGGCTATTCTGACGGAAGCATGTAGAGTATGTAAAAGAGGTGGCGTTATAGTATATTCTGTATGTACTTTTACAAAAGATGAGACCCTAAATGTTGTTAACGAATTTGTTGAAGAGCAAAAACTAATTTTAAAAAATGCACCGGAGTTACTTGACCCGTGGAAAATTCAGACAGGACAGTATCAGACAATTCCAAAAAATCTCTGGGACGGCTTCTTCTTGACGGTATTTCAAAAACCATAG
- the rpe gene encoding ribulose-phosphate 3-epimerase, translated as MNSRDKHIKISPSILSCDFSKMGEEITQLIEAGADYIHFDVMDGHFVPNITIGPPIIAALRRYCSVPMDVHLMIDNPEEYVDSFADAGADIITVHIESTFHPHRLIQHIKDIGCKAGIVLNPSTPESRIEFLVEDVDMVLVMTVNPGFGGQKFIPDMLRKIKAIRAMIGDRDLEVDGGIDENTAPKVIKAGANILVAGSYVFNNSSYKASIKKLKESINFT; from the coding sequence ATGAACAGTAGAGATAAACATATAAAGATTTCTCCTTCTATCTTATCTTGTGATTTTAGTAAGATGGGTGAGGAAATCACACAGTTAATTGAGGCGGGAGCCGACTATATTCATTTTGATGTAATGGATGGACATTTTGTTCCTAATATTACCATTGGACCTCCCATAATTGCTGCATTACGAAGATACTGCTCCGTACCTATGGATGTTCATTTAATGATAGATAATCCAGAGGAATATGTAGATTCTTTCGCCGATGCAGGTGCCGATATAATAACCGTTCATATTGAATCGACCTTTCACCCACACCGTTTGATACAACATATCAAAGATATTGGCTGTAAGGCAGGGATAGTCTTAAATCCTTCTACACCTGAAAGTCGCATTGAATTTTTGGTTGAGGATGTAGATATGGTTTTAGTAATGACAGTGAATCCAGGGTTTGGGGGGCAAAAGTTTATTCCTGATATGCTCCGAAAAATTAAAGCCATCCGTGCAATGATAGGAGACCGCGATTTAGAAGTAGATGGAGGAATTGATGAAAATACAGCACCGAAGGTTATAAAAGCAGGTGCTAATATTCTGGTTGCTGGTTCTTATGTCTTTAATAATTCTTCTTATAAAGCATCTATAAAAAAATTAAAAGAAAGTATAAATTTTACTTGA